One part of the Natator depressus isolate rNatDep1 chromosome 28, rNatDep2.hap1, whole genome shotgun sequence genome encodes these proteins:
- the GIGYF1 gene encoding GRB10-interacting GYF protein 1, giving the protein MAAETLNFGPEWLRALSSGGSVASPPPSPAMPKYKLAEYRYGREEMLALYVKENKVPEELQDKEFAAILQEEPLQPLALVPLTEEEQRNFSMSVNSVAVLRLMGKGGGAAPTGVSRGRGSTRSRGRGRGESGFYQRSPEEPEGAFGRGAREIHRSQSWDDRGERRFEKPTRRDGTRAPFEEGALPPRKDYARSDSNNWRTLREEQEEEEEAGGGAGPTPAGAAAGGSWRLSGARRESERWRSASPDGAPRSAGWREHPEGRRRKFDFDFREREEERGGRRHRGSDSFEDDKDGLPEWCMDDEDEEMGTFDSSGAFMPLKKSPKEPIPEEQVFDFHPLQEDDERSEGKEDAEPGSKEAPEKETRKDPTMALEEKRCSPPGAPWLSGPPFAATVATATSECESTLLGGSDPAAPLGTCDKEPKAAAEGDPGVLGLPSQLSPGAVSTLPSPSSTPNAATEFSIGDTEDDDGMKHLQQEAEKMVAALQESSMDEERFTQAIQEPRNTAAALPLSHEAAMKWFYKDPQGEIQGPFTTQEMAEWFQAGYFTMSLLVKRGCDEGFQPLGEVIKMWGRVPFAPGPSPPPLLGNLDQERLKKQQELAAAALYHQLQHQQFLQLVNRYLPDRPQFAQCALQQKLAAGDLTQQQLTAFLQQLQALKARAGEQNLIPAMNRSMSVPDTGSLWDTHTSASQPAGGEASLWDAPITSSTQGPILEQLQLQQKLQERRDAELRAKREEEERKRREEKRRQEEQKRREEEELYRRKQCRQQELVLKLLQAQSAAPWGGLAKPPGGMKALLELQESERQLQKQQRAQQRVHGGLGLNSPSQWGADSGQLWSSHEKSSPWDEGVKNVRSLGLKSSRSSPSLGDSYGGPGRQSRKKTDEEEKLLKLLQGIHKPQDGFTQWCEQMLHVLNSCSNLDVPTVVAFLKEVESPYDVHDFIRSYLGDTPEAKEFAKQFLERRAKQKASQQRQQQQEASWLSSGNLPSPFPANHGTKQPPFEGSQPVKIKRRPVMLHADPSILGYSLHGPSGEVESIDDY; this is encoded by the exons ATGGCCGCCGAGACGCTCAATTTTGGACCGGAATG GCTCCGCGCGCTGTCCAGTGGGGGGAGCGTggcttcccccccgccctctcCTGCCATGCCAAAGTACAAGCTCGCTGAGTATCGCTACGGCAGAGAAGAGATGCTAGCACTTTATGTCAAAGAGAACAAG GTCCCGGAGGAGCTCCAGGATAAGGAATTCGCTGCCATTCTCCAGGAAGAGCCGCTGCAGCCGCTGGCCCTGGTCCCACTAACGGAGGAGGAGCAG AGGAATTTCTCCATGTCTGTGAACAGCGTGGCGGTGCTGAGGCTGATGGGAAAAGGAGGCGGAGCCGCTCCCACTGGAGTCTCCCGGGGGAGGGGCAGTACCCGGAGCCGAG GCCGGGGCCGAGGCGAGAGCGGGTTTTACCAAAGAAGTCCGGAGGAACCGGAGGGGGCGTTTGGGCGCGGGGCCCGGGAGATCCACCGCAGCCAAAGCTGGGATGACAG GGGCGAGCGGCGGTTCGAGAAGCCAACCCGGCGGGACGGAA cccgggctccCTTCGAggagggggccctgcccccccgcaaGGACTATGCCCGCTCGGACAGCAACAACTGGCGGACGCTgcgggaggagcaggaggaggaggaggaggcgggggggggtgcCGGGCCCACCCCCGCCGGGGCAGCCGCAGGGGGCAGCTGGCGGCTGAGCGGGGCCCGGCGCGAGAGCGAGCGCTGGCGGTCGGCCAGCCCAG acggCGCCCCCCGCTCGGCCGGCTGGCGGGAGCACCCCGAGGGCCGGCGGCGCAAGTTCGACTTCGACTTCCGGGAGCGGGAGGAGGAGCGGGGCGGGCGGCGGCACCGGGGCAGCGACAGCTTCGAGGACGACAAGGACGGGCTGCCCGAGTGGTGCATGGACGACGAGGACGAGGAGATGGGCACCTTCGACTCCTCCGGCGCCTTCATGCCCCTCAAG AAGAGCCCCAAGGAGCCAATCCCTGAGGAGCAGGTGTTCGACTTCCATCCGTTGCAGGAAGATGACGAGAGGTCGGAGGGGAAGGAGGACGCCGAGCCTGGCTCGAAGGAGGCCCCTGAGAAAG AGACCCGGAAGGATCCCACGATGGCCCTGGAGGAGAAGCGATGTTCCCCGCCCGGCGCCCCCTGGCTGTCGGGCCCCCCCTTTGCTGCTACTGTTGCCACTGCCACTAGTGAATGTGAGAGCACCCTGCTGGGGGGCTCGGACCCCGCCGCGCCCCTTGGCACCTGCGACAAGGAGCCGAAGGCTGCTGCGGAAG gggacccaggcgtcctgggcCTCCCATCTCAGCTCAGCCCAGGCGCTGtctccaccctcccctccccttcctccacccccaatGCTGCTACTGAGTTCTCCATCGGGGACACCGAGGACGACGATGGGATGAAACATCTTCAGCAG GAAGCTGAGAAGATGGTGGCCGCGCTCCAGGAGAGCTCCATGGACGAGGAGCGCTTCACCCAGGCCATCCAGGAGCCTCGCAACACAGCTGccgccctgcccctctcccacgAGGCCGCCATGAAGTGGTTCTACAAGGACCCCCAGGGGGAGATCCAAG GGCCCTTCACCACGCAGGAGATGGCGGAGTGGTTCCAGGCCGGCTATTTCACCATGTCGCTGCTGGTGAAGCGAGGCTGTGACGAGGGCTTCCAGCCGCTGGGCGAGGTGATCAAGATGTGGGGAAGAGTGCCTTTCGCTCCGGGCCCGTCGCCGCCCCCGCTGCTG GGGAACCTGGACCAGGAGCGGCTGaagaagcagcaggagctggccGCGGCCGCCCTCTACCACCAGCTTCAGCATCAGCAGTTCCTGCAGCTCGTCAACAGGTACCTGCCAGACAG GCCGCAGTTCGCCCAGTGCGCGCTGCAGCAGAAGCTGGCGGCCGGGGACCTGACCCAGCAGCAGCTCACGGCtttcctgcagcagctgcaggctcTGAAAGCCCG agctggggagcagaacCTGATCCCGGCGATGAACCGATCCATGTCCGTGCCAGACACAGGGTCCCTGTGGGACACGCATACCTCAGCCTCACAGCCCGCAG GCGGTGAGGCCAGTCTGTGGGATGCACCAATTACTTCTTCAACTCAGGGTCCGATCCTAGAACAACTGCAACTGCAACAGAAA CTCCAGGAGCGGCGCGATGCGGAACTCAGGGCTaagcgggaggaggaggaacgcAAGCGGCGCGAAGAGAAGCGGCGCCAGGAGGAGCAGAAGCGGCGCGAGGAGGAGGAGCTGTATCGGCGCAAACAG TGCCGGCAGCAGGAGCTGGTGCTGAAGCTGCTGCAGGCGCAGAGCGCGGCGCCCTGGGGGGGCCTGGCCAAGCCCCCCGGGGGCATGAAGgccctgctggagctgcaggagagcGAGcggcagctgcagaagcagcagcggGCGCAGCAGAGAGTG CATGGGGGGCTCGGCCTGAACAGCCCCTCGCAGTGGGGCGCCGACTCCGGCCAGCTGTGGAGCAGCCATGAGAAGAGCAGCCCGTGGGACGAGGGCGTCAAGAATGTGAGGAGCCTGGGCCTGAAGAGCAGCcgcagcagcccctccctcgg ggaCAGCTACGGGGGGCCGGGCCGGCAGAGCCGGAAGAAGACGGACGAGGAGGAGAAGCTGCTCAAGCTGCTGCAGGGGATCCACAAGCCCCAGGACGGCTTCACGCAGTGGTGCGAGCAGATGCTGCACGtcctgaacagctgcagcaacctCGACG TCCCCACGGTGGTGGCGTTCCTGAAGGAGGTGGAGTCCCCCTACGACGTGCACGACTTCATCCGCTCCTACCTGGGCGACACCCCGGAAGCCAAAGAGTTTGCCAAGCAGTTCCTGGAGCGCCGCGCCAAGCAGAAAGCCAGCCAGcagcgccagcagcagcag GAAGCCTCCTGGCTCAGCTCCGGCAACCTGCcctccccgttcccggccaaccACGGCACCAAACAGCCGCCCTTCGAGGGCAGCCAGCCGGTGAAGATCAAGAGGAGACCGGTCATGCTGCACGCTGACCCCAGCATCCTGG gctATTCGCTGCACGGCCCGTCAGGCGAGGTGGAAAGCATTGACGACTACTGA
- the ACTL6B gene encoding LOW QUALITY PROTEIN: actin-like protein 6B (The sequence of the model RefSeq protein was modified relative to this genomic sequence to represent the inferred CDS: deleted 3 bases in 2 codons), whose amino-acid sequence MSGGVYGGDEVGALVFDIGSFSVRAGYAGEDCPKADFPTTVGLLAPEDAALELREKEKKPGKVYYIDTNSLHVPRENTEVLSPLKNGMIEDWDCFQAILDHTYGKHVKSEPGLHPVLMSEAPWNTRAKREKLTELMFEHYAIPAFFLCKTAVLTAFANGRSTGLVLDSGATHTTAIPVHDGYILQQGIVKSPLAGDFISMQCRELFQEMNIEIVPPYMIAAKDPVREGAPPNWKKKEKLPQVSKSWHNYTCNEVIQDFQASVLQVSDSPYDEQVAAQMPTVHYEMPNGYNTDYGAERLRIPEGLFDPSNVKGLSGNTMLGVGHVVTTSIGMCDIDIRPGLYGSVIVTGGNTLLQGFTDRLNRELSQKTPPSMRLKLIASNSTMERRFSPWIGGSILASLGTFQQMWISKQEYEEGGKQCVERKCP is encoded by the exons ATGAGTGGGGGGGTCTATGGAGGAG atGAGGTGGGGGCGCTCGTCTTTGACATCGGCTCGTTCTCGGTCCGAGCTGGCTACGCCGGAGAAGACTGCCCCAAG GCGGATTTCCCCACCACggtggggctgctggcccccGAGGACGCGGCGCTGGAGCTG cgggagaaggagaagaagccGGGGAAGGTTTATTACATCGACACCAACTCGCTGCACGTCCCGCGGGAGAACACCGAGGTCCTGTCGCCCCTGAAGAACGGCATGA TCGAGGACTGGGATTGTTTCCAGGCCATCCTGGACCACACCTATGGGAAACACGTCAAGTCGGAGCCCGGCCTGCACCCCGTGCTCATGTCCGAGGCACCG TGGAACACCCGGGCCAAGCGGGAGAAGCTGACCGAGCTGATGTTTGAGCATTACGCCATCCCGGCCTTCTTCCTCTGCAAGACCGCCGTGCTCACCGC ctttgccaATGGGCGCAGCACGGGGCTGGTGCTGGACAGCGGGGCCACCCACACCACGGCCATCCCCGTGCACGACGGGTACATCCTGCAGCAAG GGATCGTGAAGTCGCCGCTGGCCGGGGATTTCATCTCCATGCAGTGCCGGGAGCTCTTCCAGGAGATGAACATTGAGATCGTGCCCCCCTACATGATCGCTGccaag gaccccgtgCGTGAGGGGGCCCCCCCCAACTGGAAGAAGAAGGAGAAGCTGCCCCAGGTCTCCAAGTCCTGGCACAATTACACCTGCAat gaGGTGATCCAGGATTTTCAGGCCTCAGTGCTACAGGTCTCTGACTCC CCATATGACgagca GGTGGCCGCCCAGATGCCCACCGTACACTACGAGATGCCCAACGGGTACAACACGGACTACGGGGCCGAGCGGCTGCGCATCCCCGAGGGGCTCTTCGACCCCTCCAACGTCAAG GGTCTCTCTGGTAACACCATGCTGGGCGTCGGGCACGTGGTGACCACCAGTATCGGCATGTGTGATATCGACATCAGGCCG GGTCTCTACGGCAGCGTCATTGTGACCGGGGGCAACACCCTGCTCCAGGGATTCACCGACCGGCTGAACCGCGAGCTGTCGCAGAAAACGCCCccc AGCATGCGCCTCAAACTCATCGCCAGCAACAGCACCATGGAGCGCAGATTCAGCCCCTGGATCGGGGGGTCCATCCTCGCCTCGCTA GGCACCTTCCAGCAGATGTGGATCTCCAAGCAGGAGTACGAGGAGGGCGGGAAGCAGTGCGTGGAGCGGAAATGCCCCTGA
- the GNB2 gene encoding LOW QUALITY PROTEIN: guanine nucleotide-binding protein G(I)/G(S)/G(T) subunit beta-2 (The sequence of the model RefSeq protein was modified relative to this genomic sequence to represent the inferred CDS: inserted 1 base in 1 codon), with the protein MSELDQLRQEAEQLRIQIRDARKACGDSTLSQITAGMDPVGRIQMRTRRTLRGHLAKIYAMHWGTDSRLLVSASQDGKLIIWDSYTTNKVHAIPLRSSWVMTCAYAPSGNYVACGGLDNICSIYSLKTREGNVRVSRELPGHTGYLSCCRFLDDNQIITSSGDTTCALWDIETGQQTTTFGGHSGDVMSLSLXPDARSFVSGACDASIKLWDVRDSMCRQTFTGHESDINAVCFFPNGNAFTTGSDDATCRLFDLRADQELMLYSHDNIICGITSVAFSKSGRLLLAGYDDFNCNIWDAMKGDRAGVLAGHDNRVSCLGVTDDGMAVATGSWDSFLKIWN; encoded by the exons ATGAGCGAGCTGGACCAGCTGCGGCAGGAGGCGGAGCAGCTGCGCATCCAGATCCGG GACGCGAGGAAGGCATGTGGCGACTCCACTCTGAGCCAG atcacGGCCGGGATGGACCCCGTGGGGCGGATCCAGATGCGGACGCGACGCACCCTCCGCGGCCACCTGGCGAAAATCTACGCCATGCACTGGGGCACCGACTCCAG GCTGCTGGTGAGCGCCTCGCAGGATGGGAAACTCATCATCTGGGACAGTTACACCACGAATAAG gtccACGCCATCCCGCTGCGCTCCTCCTGGGTCATGACCTGCGCCTACGCCCCGTCGGGGAACTACGTGGCTTGCGGGGGCCTGGACAACATCTGCTCCATCTACAGCCTGAAAACCCGGGAGGGGAACGTGCGCGTGAGCCGGGAGCTGCCGGGCCACACGG GTTACCTGTCCTGCTGCCGATTCCTCGATGACAATCAGATCATCACCAGCTCCGGGGACACGACCTG cgcgCTGTGGGACATCGAGACGGGGCAGCAGACGACGACGTTCGGGGGGCACAGCGGGGACGTGATGAGCCTGTCGC GCCCCGACGCCCGGAGCTTCGTGTCCGGAGCCTGCGACGCCTCCATCAAGCTGTGGGACGTTCGGGACAGTATGTGCCGGCAGACGTTCACCGGGCACGAGTCGGACATCAACGCCGTGTGT ttCTTCCCCAACGGGAACGCCTTCACCACGGGCTCGGACGACGCCACCTGCCGGCTCTTCGACCTGCGGGCCGACCAGGAGCTCATGCTGTACTCGCACGACAACATCATCTGCGGCATCACCTCGGTGGCGTTCTCCAAGAGcgggcgcctcctgctggccggcTACGACGACTTCAACTGCAACATCTGGGACGCCATGAAGGGCGACCGCGCAG GGGTCCTGGCCGGCCACGACAACCGCGTGAGCTGCCTGGGGGTGACGGACGACGGGATGGCCGTAGCCACCGGCTCCTGGGACAGCTTCCTGAAAATCTGGAACTAG